The following proteins come from a genomic window of Anopheles ziemanni chromosome 3, idAnoZiCoDA_A2_x.2, whole genome shotgun sequence:
- the LOC131286672 gene encoding N-acetylglucosamine-6-phosphate deacetylase isoform X2, producing MSASVTLSSTDKKLTQFRNCRILRNHQLVQDDLWVRDGKIIDPEKVFFDEKGQADVQIDCQGAIVAPGFIDLQINGGYGVDFSFDVQTVELGVAKVAKGLLAHGVTSFCPTLVTSPPETYHSVLPKIPRSAGGHHGATVLGCHVEGPFINTNKKGAHPPECIKEFEQGMATVREVYGSLDNVQIITLAPEKAGASEVIQELSNSGITVSVGHSMANLHDGEVAVRHGARLITHLFNAMLPFHHRDPGLVGLLTTDNIPKDTLVYFGIISDGVHTHPAALRIAYKTRPEGLILVTDAISAMGLAEGRHRIGQMEIEIRAGRAYVAGTNTLCGSIAPMDECIRFFKKASSCSIEYALEAASLHPALCVGIEKRKGTLEYGADADFVMLDDELIVKSTWIAGECVFRGDTIISNAL from the exons ATGTCGGCCAGCGTAACCCTGAGTAGTACGGATAAGAAACTGACCCAGTTTCGGAATTGTCGAATACTGCGCAACCACCAGCTGGTGCAGGACGATCTTTGGGTGCGCGATGGTAAAATCATCGATCCCGAGAAAGTATTCTTCGATGAAAAAGGACAGGCGGATGTGCAGATCGACTGCCAGGGTGCGATCGTCGCACCAGGATTTATTGATTTGCAGATCAATG GTGGATATGGTGTAGATTTTTCGTTTGATGTCCAAACGGTCGAGTTAGGTGTGGCGAAGGTGGCTAAAGGGTTGCTGGCCCACGGTGTCACATCGTTCTGTCCCACACTGGTCACGTCTCCACCGGAAACATACCATTCCGTGCTTCCCAAGATTCCCCGTAGTGCCGGTGGCCACCACGGTGCGACCGTGTTGGGATGTCACGTCGAGGGCCCCTTCATCAACACGAACAAAAAAGGGGCACATCCACCGGAGTGCATTAAAGAGTTTGAACAG GGTATGGCTACCGTGCGTGAGGTTTACGGTTCGTTGGATAACGTGCAGATAATAACGCTTGCCCCTGAGAAGGCAGGTGCCTCGGAGGTGATCCAAGAACTGAGCAACAGCGGCATTACCGTCTCAGTGGGTCATTCGATGGCCAATCTACACGATGGAGAAGTTGCGGTCCGACACGGTGCGAGGCTAATAACTCATCTGTTCAACGCCATGCTTCCG TTTCACCATCGGGATCCTGGGTTGGTGGGCCTACTGACGACGGATAACATTCCGAAGGATACCCTCGTTTACTTCGGTATCATCTCCGACGGTGTTCACACGCACCCGGCTGCCCTTCGCATTGCATATAAGACGCGGCCGGAAGGGCTTATTCTGGTGACTGATGCCATATCGGCCATGGGTCTTGCGGAGGGCCGGCATCGGATCGGACAGATGGAGATAGAAATTCGTGCTGGGCGAGCGTATGTCGCGGGAACAAACACCCTCTGTGGCAGCATTGCTCCGATGGATGAGTGTATACGTTTCTTCAAAAAAGCATCGA GTTGCTCAATTGAATATGCTCTGGAGGCTGCTTCACTTCATCCGGCACTGTGCGTCGGCATCGAGAAGCGAAAGGGCACACTCGAGTATGGAGCAGATGCGGACTTTGTTATGTTAGACGATGAATTGATCGTGAAATCCACGTGGATAGCGGGCGAGTGCGTCTTCAGAGGCGATACAATAATCTCAAATGCGTTGTAA
- the LOC131287286 gene encoding exosome complex component RRP45 produces the protein MKETLLSNNEKSFVQKAILESIRVDGRKMDEFRKLRINFGSEWGLVHVTLGQTRAVARVTCEVVQPKATRPNEGTLFVNVELGPMAAPHFDGGRQSDECVQLNRILERALKDSGCLDLESLCLVAEEKVWNLRIDVNVLNHEGNVIDCCSIAALTALAHFKRPDITVDGENVIVHTMEEKEPIKVTLYHYPICVSYAIFNKGAVAIADPTNLEERVAEAKMVFGLNSYGELCGLHLGGITLTSANLLLRTSKKASERARLVVEMIKAAILKDGQNRENGVPVGFAESIERNEITVHAQDRISVRLKRFKLKIDGEDHTNSDNEADESDGEKNNEMEINETDTTAAEANAVQMVAEEPDEPEQLVEVGDNGAVLVPNVEGNQWLTEEELQKVARAEGKKRLKTSIKSKKKLKRETATWSEEPLEISDGSDGETVVLTSADL, from the exons ATGAAGGAAACTTTGCTATCCAATAATGAAAAATCCTTTGTACAAAAAGCTATCCTGGAGTCCATC CGTGTCGATGGGCGAAAGATGGACGAATTCCGTAAGCTACGGATAAACTTCGGAAGTGAATGGGGTTTGGTGCATGTTACACTAGGTCAAACGAGGGCCGTGGCACGGGTTACCTGCGAAGTGGTGCAACCGAAAGCTACCCGTCCAAACGAAGGTACCCTCTTTGTGAACGTGGAACTTGGCCCGATGGCAGCACCACATTTTGATGGAGGTCGACAATCCGATGAATGCGTTCAGCTGAACCGCATTCTCGAACGTGCATTGAAAGATTCTGGTTGCTTGGATTTGGAGTCACTGTGTCTGGTTGCCGAGGAAAAAGTATGGAATCTCCGAATCGATGTGAATGTGCTCAACCACGAGGGTAACGTTATCGACTGCTGTTCGATTGCGGCCCTAACTGCGCTGGCACACTTTAAGCGACCCGACATCACGGTGGACGGCGAAAATGTTATCGTGCACACCATGGAAGAAAAGGAACCGATCAAGGTTACGCTTTACCATTACCCAATCTGCGTTAGTTACGCGATCTTCAACAAAGGAGCCGTTGCTATTGCCGATCCGACCAACTTGGAGGAGCGAGTTGCTGAAGCAAAGATGGTTTTCGGGCTCAACTCATATGGGGAGTTATGCGGGCTACATTTGGGCGGTATCACACTGACAAGCGCAAATCTGCTTTTGAGAACTTCGAAGAAAGCCAGCGAACGCGCTCGATTGGTCGTGGAAATGATCAAAGCCGCCATTCTAAAGGATGGGCAAAATCGCGAAAACGGAGTGCCCGTTGGTTTTGCCGAAAGCATCGAAAGAAACGAAATCACGGTACACGCTCAGGACCGGATAAGTGTTCGTTTAAAACGCTTCAAACTGAAGATCGACGGAGAAGACCACAccaattccgataacgaagcAGATGAGAGTGATGGAGAGAAGAACAATGAAATGGAGATAAATGAAACCGATACCACCGCTGCTGAGGCAAACGCCGTACAAATGGTCGCTGAAGAACCGGATGAACCGGAGCAGCTTGTGGAAGTCGGTGACAACGGGGCCGTTTTAGTCCCAAATGTAGAGGGCAATCAGTGGCTAACCGAAGAGGAGTTGCAAAAGGTTGCGAGAGCAGAGGGTAAAAAGCGTCTCAAGACCAGTATCAAatctaaaaagaaattaaaacgaGAAACAGCAACATGGAGTGAGGAGCCACTAGAAATTAGTGACGGTAGCGATGGAGAAACTGTAGTTTTAACATCTGCTGATTTATAg
- the LOC131284900 gene encoding piggyBac transposable element-derived protein 1-like: MSGTLQNVNNLWQIVDGWDDEEMDDEVDNVDYVVEYIDPEDEPPEVHEFPIVEDDEEEVESKHTVQLHCVQIANGEIENSVWSATPPDKPNVSTNAGRKIAQAKAGPLGLAKAAKSPSECLSLFLDADVIATITEHTNERISVEKQNYARPRDASDTNAVEIMAYLGILYIAGTVQDGRQKIDHLFEAKKGTGMEAVFLTMGIHRFTFLSRCLQFDDPATTEEETDTDKLAPIRAIYERIITNFQKFFRPGRLLALGEQLTPFKGACEFRQSIPAKPSGGLKCHLLVDCEIPYTCNMELCVPNNHKPYDLSYDPTDVAMRMTEPVQGKHKTIIMSPKFTSLDTIKKLHDSRTMLIGEVTKSCKNIPKQFTVSKGRTENDTLTAYHEMASLISHMVRSKDLLILMSSYREESSDTDSMDGDKEESPDPKIVQLYNRTKNVVQLIHQMCTTYDVSRNTRRWQMIVFFNLMNISAINAWCIYRMNHPESNLDRREFLTDMALELLRPQAQVYCKMGTQ; encoded by the exons ATGTCTGGTACATTGCAGAATGTAAACAACCTTTGGCAAATTGTAGACGGCTGGGATGATGAAGAAATGGACGATGAGGTGGATAATGTAGACTACGTCGTAGAGTACATTGATCCAGAGGACGAACCACCGGAAGTGCATGAGTTTCCAATCGTAGAGGATGACGAAGAGGAAGTGGAGTCTAAGCATACCGTTCAACTACACTGTGTACAGATTGCTAACGGAGAGATAGAAAACTCGGTTTGGTCGGCAACGCCTCCCGACAAGCCGAATGTATCCACAAATGCGGGCCGCAAAATTGCCCAAGCCAAAGCAGGTCCCCTGGGACTGGCAAAAGCGGCAAAATCTCCATCCGAGTGCTTATCGCTTTTTCTTGATGCCGATGTTATCGCTACGATCACCGAACATACCAACGAGCGTATAAGTGTGGAAAAACAGAATTACGCCCGACCCAGGGATGCAAGCGACACGAACGCTGTGGAAATAATGGCTTATTTGGGAATCCTGTACATCGCAGGCACGGTCCAAGATGGTCGCCAAAAAATCGATCACCTTTTTGAGGCCAAAAAAGGCACCGGAATGGAGGCGGTTTTTCTTACGATGGGTATCCATCGATTCACTTTCCTGAGCCGGTGCCTGCAGTTTGATGATCCGGCAACGACAGAAGAGGAGACGGATACCGACAAACTGGCACCGATCCGGGCGATCTATGAGCGCATCATTACCAACTTCCAGAAATTCTTTCGCCCCGGTCGGTTGCTTGCATTAGGGGAACAGTTGACACCGTTCAAGGGTGCTTGTGAATTTCGTCAATCTATTCCAGCGAAACCGAGCGGTGGGCTTAAGTGCCACTTGCTAGTTGACTGCGAAATTCCGTATACTTGCAACATGGAGTTATGTGTTCCGAATAATCACAAACCGTATGACTTAAGCTACGATCCAACAGACGTTGCCATGCGAATGACCGAGCCCGTGCAAGGTAAACACAAGACGATTATTATGTCACCCAAGTTCACCTCGCTGGATACAATTAAAAAGCTTCACGATAGCCGAACAATGCTGATCGGAGAGGTGACGAAATCCTGCAAGAATATACCTAAGCAGTTCACGGTCAGCAAAGGGCGCACCGAAAACGACACGCTGACTGCTTACCACGAAATGGCATCTTTGATTTCACACATGGTACGCAGTAAAGACCTGTTGATTCTTATGTCGTCCTATCGTGAGGAAAGCTCCGACACGGACAGTATGGACGGTGATAAGGAGGAGTCGCCGGATCCGAAAATAGTTCAACTTTACAATAGAACCAAAAACGTCGTCCAGCTGATCCACCAAATGTGCACCACGTACGACGTCTCAAGGAACACACGCCGATGGCAAATGATCGTGTTCTTCAACCTGATGAACATCAGTGCCATCAATGCGTGGTGCATCTATCGTATGAACCATCCGGAGAGCAATTTGGACCGGCGTGAGTTTCTGACCGATATGGCGCTGGAGCTATTGCGCCCGCAGGCTCAA GTGTACTGTAAAATGGGAACGCaataa
- the LOC131286672 gene encoding N-acetylglucosamine-6-phosphate deacetylase isoform X1, with amino-acid sequence MSASVTLSSTDKKLTQFRNCRILRNHQLVQDDLWVRDGKIIDPEKVFFDEKGQADVQIDCQGAIVAPGFIDLQINGGYGVDFSFDVQTVELGVAKVAKGLLAHGVTSFCPTLVTSPPETYHSVLPKIPRSAGGHHGATVLGCHVEGPFINTNKKGAHPPECIKEFEQVGLSTGALIQNNLLIVLNASYLAVKGMATVREVYGSLDNVQIITLAPEKAGASEVIQELSNSGITVSVGHSMANLHDGEVAVRHGARLITHLFNAMLPFHHRDPGLVGLLTTDNIPKDTLVYFGIISDGVHTHPAALRIAYKTRPEGLILVTDAISAMGLAEGRHRIGQMEIEIRAGRAYVAGTNTLCGSIAPMDECIRFFKKASSCSIEYALEAASLHPALCVGIEKRKGTLEYGADADFVMLDDELIVKSTWIAGECVFRGDTIISNAL; translated from the exons ATGTCGGCCAGCGTAACCCTGAGTAGTACGGATAAGAAACTGACCCAGTTTCGGAATTGTCGAATACTGCGCAACCACCAGCTGGTGCAGGACGATCTTTGGGTGCGCGATGGTAAAATCATCGATCCCGAGAAAGTATTCTTCGATGAAAAAGGACAGGCGGATGTGCAGATCGACTGCCAGGGTGCGATCGTCGCACCAGGATTTATTGATTTGCAGATCAATG GTGGATATGGTGTAGATTTTTCGTTTGATGTCCAAACGGTCGAGTTAGGTGTGGCGAAGGTGGCTAAAGGGTTGCTGGCCCACGGTGTCACATCGTTCTGTCCCACACTGGTCACGTCTCCACCGGAAACATACCATTCCGTGCTTCCCAAGATTCCCCGTAGTGCCGGTGGCCACCACGGTGCGACCGTGTTGGGATGTCACGTCGAGGGCCCCTTCATCAACACGAACAAAAAAGGGGCACATCCACCGGAGTGCATTAAAGAGTTTGAACAGGTAGGATTATCCACAGGTGCTCTTATTCAAAACAACCTTCTGATCGTGCTAAATGCTTCTTATCTCGCTGTCAAGGGTATGGCTACCGTGCGTGAGGTTTACGGTTCGTTGGATAACGTGCAGATAATAACGCTTGCCCCTGAGAAGGCAGGTGCCTCGGAGGTGATCCAAGAACTGAGCAACAGCGGCATTACCGTCTCAGTGGGTCATTCGATGGCCAATCTACACGATGGAGAAGTTGCGGTCCGACACGGTGCGAGGCTAATAACTCATCTGTTCAACGCCATGCTTCCG TTTCACCATCGGGATCCTGGGTTGGTGGGCCTACTGACGACGGATAACATTCCGAAGGATACCCTCGTTTACTTCGGTATCATCTCCGACGGTGTTCACACGCACCCGGCTGCCCTTCGCATTGCATATAAGACGCGGCCGGAAGGGCTTATTCTGGTGACTGATGCCATATCGGCCATGGGTCTTGCGGAGGGCCGGCATCGGATCGGACAGATGGAGATAGAAATTCGTGCTGGGCGAGCGTATGTCGCGGGAACAAACACCCTCTGTGGCAGCATTGCTCCGATGGATGAGTGTATACGTTTCTTCAAAAAAGCATCGA GTTGCTCAATTGAATATGCTCTGGAGGCTGCTTCACTTCATCCGGCACTGTGCGTCGGCATCGAGAAGCGAAAGGGCACACTCGAGTATGGAGCAGATGCGGACTTTGTTATGTTAGACGATGAATTGATCGTGAAATCCACGTGGATAGCGGGCGAGTGCGTCTTCAGAGGCGATACAATAATCTCAAATGCGTTGTAA